A stretch of the Chthoniobacterales bacterium genome encodes the following:
- a CDS encoding helix-turn-helix transcriptional regulator, translating into MRKLRKQLAVFLREKRGTLTLDQFAKKLGISDSSLNRLEMADQNLTIDTLERLLDRLGCDFGDVFKRERR; encoded by the coding sequence GTGCGCAAGCTCAGAAAGCAGTTGGCCGTGTTCCTTCGCGAGAAACGTGGAACTCTCACGCTCGATCAGTTCGCCAAAAAGTTGGGAATTTCCGATTCGAGCCTGAATCGGCTGGAAATGGCCGATCAGAACCTGACCATTGATACCTTGGAGCGACTTTTGGACCGGCTCGGCTGCGATTTCGGAGATGTCTTCAAGCGCGAAAGGCGCTGA
- a CDS encoding MobA/MobL family protein → MAIFHFNIRTVQRSEKGGHTAEQLSYMLGERLRLPSGKLVSAKLASFHSDEANSIISGVIGWSGTCQGLADATESAERRQDARVARRIIVALPHELDREAQKRLVKSYCLKIRDLHGVAVAYALHPPNKKGDGRNHHAHLLLTTRRVEADKFRAKTRELDTIVSARAAVEVMREEWSKRVNAALKKSGVASRISHLSLEAQGISCEPTRHVGLRATAAARAGRRMQAVEQNERAKRDDRQITNARVDAALRRARKARERAGERNVAARRGRRHLAGAGKSPSHLGGGRTNADRRGAVQSFQAGGGSKSQRSAVALDELKRSIDLTRFAGVSGWLLDVSGGMGGRHFQMRQPDGQREIVVSRSLDGQWRYFRRDSGEGGSIIDFAQKELGWGDLGSVRKRLSEVVAGSLPPPERKRFASFPIAKPRGSEAAPQAATIDAIQYLQNVRGFRAETLDHFSGSWLDDGRGNAVFPHTEAGGHGGEIRGAGFQGFSAGGTKSLWAHIPDRCEKLVICESAIDAMSHAQAHGLPDNTGYVSVGGGFGIPILDAIIEIARRMTAVLLAAFDRDSTGEFNSARTIMHGRAAGLEVVRDAPPEGRKDWNEVICAAPPQVEATEEIPSLSAGEWEKQIMFAVNMEDAVEIRRLLKYGRSHLDLADGFIDETIRYAERHLLAEDLHQ, encoded by the coding sequence ATGGCCATCTTCCATTTCAATATTCGAACGGTCCAGCGTTCGGAGAAAGGCGGTCATACCGCCGAGCAGCTCTCCTACATGCTGGGCGAGCGATTGCGGCTTCCGAGCGGGAAGCTCGTCAGCGCCAAGCTTGCTTCTTTCCACAGCGATGAAGCTAACTCGATCATCAGCGGAGTCATTGGATGGTCGGGCACCTGCCAGGGACTCGCCGACGCCACCGAATCCGCCGAGAGACGGCAGGACGCGCGTGTCGCGCGCCGCATCATCGTCGCACTTCCTCACGAACTGGATCGTGAGGCCCAGAAGCGGCTCGTCAAAAGCTATTGTCTCAAGATCCGCGATCTTCATGGCGTGGCCGTCGCCTACGCTCTCCATCCGCCCAACAAAAAGGGAGACGGCCGTAATCACCATGCGCATCTGCTTCTCACGACACGCCGAGTCGAGGCAGACAAGTTTAGAGCGAAGACACGCGAACTCGACACCATCGTCTCCGCGCGCGCGGCAGTTGAGGTCATGCGCGAGGAGTGGAGCAAGCGCGTGAATGCCGCGCTGAAAAAGTCAGGTGTCGCTTCGCGTATTTCCCATCTCAGCCTTGAGGCACAAGGCATCTCCTGCGAACCGACACGGCATGTCGGCCTTCGCGCAACCGCGGCTGCCCGTGCCGGGCGTCGCATGCAGGCAGTCGAACAAAATGAGCGAGCAAAACGAGATGACAGACAGATCACAAACGCACGAGTTGATGCGGCTCTCCGCCGAGCTCGAAAGGCTCGCGAGCGAGCTGGAGAGCGTAACGTCGCTGCTCGTCGAGGTCGGCGACATCTGGCTGGTGCCGGGAAAAGTCCAAGCCATCTGGGCGGAGGCCGGACAAACGCTGATCGACGGGGTGCCGTGCAATCTTTCCAAGCAGGAGGCGGCTCAAAAAGTCAACGATCTGCGGTCGCGCTCGATGAGCTGAAGCGCTCCATCGATCTCACGCGATTCGCCGGTGTGAGTGGCTGGCTGCTCGATGTGAGCGGTGGGATGGGAGGGCGTCATTTTCAAATGCGTCAGCCCGACGGCCAGCGCGAGATCGTGGTGAGCCGATCGCTCGACGGACAGTGGCGATATTTCCGACGCGACAGCGGCGAAGGCGGCAGCATCATCGATTTCGCGCAGAAGGAACTTGGCTGGGGCGATCTCGGCTCGGTGCGAAAACGATTGTCGGAGGTCGTGGCGGGATCGTTGCCGCCACCGGAGCGGAAGCGATTCGCTTCTTTCCCCATTGCCAAGCCTCGCGGCAGCGAGGCTGCGCCGCAGGCCGCGACAATCGACGCCATCCAATATCTGCAAAACGTCCGCGGATTTCGTGCGGAAACCCTCGACCATTTTTCCGGAAGCTGGCTCGACGATGGACGCGGCAATGCGGTTTTCCCGCACACCGAGGCCGGAGGCCACGGTGGAGAAATCCGCGGCGCGGGATTCCAAGGATTCTCAGCGGGCGGGACGAAAAGTCTCTGGGCTCATATTCCAGACCGATGCGAGAAACTCGTGATTTGCGAATCCGCAATCGACGCGATGTCTCACGCTCAGGCGCACGGACTTCCCGACAACACCGGCTACGTTTCTGTGGGCGGCGGTTTCGGCATCCCGATATTGGATGCAATCATCGAGATCGCTCGGCGCATGACGGCGGTGCTGCTTGCGGCATTCGACCGGGATTCCACGGGTGAATTCAATTCCGCGCGGACGATCATGCACGGACGTGCTGCCGGGTTGGAGGTGGTGCGGGATGCACCTCCCGAGGGTCGAAAAGACTGGAACGAGGTTATTTGCGCCGCGCCTCCTCAAGTCGAGGCGACCGAGGAAATCCCGTCGTTGTCTGCCGGCGAGTGGGAGAAGCAAATCATGTTCGCCGTGAACATGGAGGACGCGGTGGAGATCCGAAGGCTGCTCAAATACGGGCGGTCGCACCTCGACCTTGCCGATGGGTTCATCGACGAAACGATCCGATACGCGGAGCGGCATCTTCTTGCGGAGGACCTTCACCAATGA
- a CDS encoding helix-turn-helix domain-containing protein, translating to MRDVADHYAGKKKLTLRSFRVVAPAPKFSPTEIVKLREARNLSRPLFAQILNVPSVTVRKWESGERKPSGAALRLLEVMQKTPELLLSLGHIEAGI from the coding sequence ATGAGGGACGTTGCGGATCACTATGCCGGCAAAAAGAAGCTGACGCTCCGCTCCTTCCGAGTTGTGGCTCCGGCTCCGAAATTTTCGCCGACCGAGATCGTCAAGCTGCGCGAAGCGCGCAACCTGAGCCGTCCTTTGTTCGCCCAGATTCTGAACGTGCCTTCGGTCACGGTCCGCAAATGGGAGTCGGGCGAACGAAAGCCGTCCGGTGCCGCCCTGCGACTTCTCGAAGTCATGCAGAAGACTCCCGAGCTGCTTTTGAGTCTCGGCCACATCGAGGCGGGCATCTAG
- a CDS encoding type II toxin-antitoxin system RelE/ParE family toxin gives MEFIELPRFTAIVTALVGDEDYRRFQKELLEDPERGDVIQGTGGFRKARMRLAGAGKSGGARVIYLYLPEHDAIFLATLYKKSKRETLTDDEKQSLKQAASLLKAHFKLG, from the coding sequence TTGGAATTCATCGAACTTCCGCGTTTCACCGCCATCGTCACGGCGCTGGTCGGGGACGAGGACTATCGGCGATTCCAAAAGGAACTGCTGGAGGATCCCGAACGTGGCGATGTCATTCAAGGCACAGGAGGATTTCGAAAAGCGCGGATGCGTCTTGCCGGAGCAGGCAAGAGCGGCGGCGCTCGCGTCATCTATCTCTACCTGCCCGAGCACGACGCGATCTTCCTCGCGACCCTCTACAAGAAATCCAAACGCGAAACATTGACCGACGATGAAAAGCAAAGCCTCAAGCAAGCGGCCTCCCTCCTCAAAGCGCATTTCAAGCTGGGATGA
- a CDS encoding tyrosine-type recombinase/integrase, with amino-acid sequence MKDRYRLYQRENGVYYWQENGTNKQGSLRTKDRREAQKLVNAKNESHREPTLNLSIARAYLAAHDPSMSKRTWREVMHEMERHGIDATRERCARTMCSRAYDPIRDKPLVQTTAADLLAVVHANGNSIAHYLRRLHNLAVDLGWLPWPVLTKRSWPKKVSKRRRAVTADEHTRIMASEKNPEKRAYYQFLYETGAAQSDAAEITAESIDWQNMLLVYRRKKLGPDSEPARLSIGKTLRQLLETLPKTGPLFPTIRTAGANARSTEFSRRCRIAGVSGVSLHSYRHSWAQRAKACGYPQRFAQEALGHSSRAVHEAYAKGAMVILPALDEYESLAERKVIAMPLRITLDEAPAQAATGT; translated from the coding sequence ATGAAGGATCGATACCGCCTGTATCAGCGCGAGAACGGCGTCTATTACTGGCAGGAGAACGGAACCAACAAGCAGGGCAGCCTGCGCACGAAGGATCGGCGCGAGGCGCAGAAACTCGTCAACGCGAAGAATGAATCGCACCGAGAGCCCACGCTGAATCTCTCCATCGCGCGCGCCTATCTCGCCGCGCACGATCCGAGCATGAGCAAGCGCACGTGGCGCGAGGTCATGCACGAGATGGAGCGCCACGGCATCGATGCCACCCGTGAGCGTTGCGCGCGCACGATGTGCTCACGCGCCTACGATCCGATTCGCGATAAGCCGCTCGTCCAGACGACCGCCGCGGATCTGCTCGCCGTCGTCCATGCCAACGGCAACTCCATCGCGCATTACCTCCGCCGCCTGCACAACCTCGCCGTCGATCTCGGCTGGCTGCCGTGGCCGGTCCTCACGAAACGGAGCTGGCCGAAGAAGGTCAGCAAGCGCCGCCGCGCGGTCACCGCCGACGAGCACACGCGCATCATGGCGAGCGAGAAGAATCCCGAAAAGCGCGCCTACTACCAGTTCCTCTACGAGACCGGAGCCGCGCAGTCGGACGCCGCCGAGATCACCGCGGAAAGCATCGACTGGCAGAACATGCTGCTCGTCTATCGCCGCAAGAAGCTCGGCCCCGACAGCGAGCCAGCACGGCTCAGCATCGGCAAGACGCTGCGTCAGCTTTTGGAGACGCTGCCAAAAACCGGACCGCTCTTCCCGACGATCCGGACGGCGGGCGCGAATGCGCGTTCGACCGAGTTCAGCCGCCGGTGCCGCATCGCGGGCGTGTCCGGCGTCAGCCTTCACTCCTACCGGCATTCTTGGGCGCAGCGGGCCAAGGCCTGCGGCTATCCGCAGCGGTTCGCGCAGGAAGCTCTGGGCCACAGCAGCCGCGCCGTGCACGAGGCCTACGCCAAAGGCGCGATGGTCATCCTTCCGGCCCTCGACGAATACGAATCGCTCGCCGAGCGCAAAGTCATCGCCATGCCGCTCCGCATCACGCTCGACGAGGCTCCGGCACAGGCCGCAACGGGAACTTGA
- a CDS encoding SDR family oxidoreductase, whose protein sequence is MKILLTGANGYVGLRLLSALLEGGHSVHAVVRDSRRLPLDELAVHGERLQVVETDLDDGGCGQAFPEEVEVAYFLVHAMGDGANFAAREEAIARNFVERIEATRARQVIYLGGITPEHGRLSEHLESRRRVGEILGGSRVPLTTLRASIIVGSGSASFEIIRDLVEKLPVLITPRWTRHKCQPIAVRNVLAYLQGVAGNADAMGRSFDIGGPEVLTYEELLRQYAVERGLRRWIIAVPFLSARLSSYWLYSMTSTTFRLARALVDSLAHDTVCGDEAIRALVLQELLTYRQAVEKAFVRIAQNHVPSTWYDAFASGSLPPSRMRAIRTPEHGTVTDRRVAPLKAPREAVVDAIFSLGGRRGWPSMNWAWRVRGMMDRLVGGIGLRRGRRDPTHLRPGDAVDFWRVILADRKAGRLILFAEMRLPGEAWLEFEVTDRELRQTATFRPLGLLGRLYWLGCMPFHAWIFPRMARTLASPR, encoded by the coding sequence ATGAAGATTCTTCTCACCGGGGCGAATGGCTATGTCGGCCTGCGCCTGCTCTCGGCGCTGCTCGAGGGCGGCCATTCCGTGCACGCCGTGGTCCGGGATTCGCGCCGGCTGCCGCTCGACGAGCTTGCGGTGCATGGCGAACGGCTGCAGGTCGTCGAGACGGATCTCGACGATGGCGGATGCGGGCAGGCGTTTCCGGAGGAGGTCGAGGTCGCCTATTTTCTGGTTCATGCCATGGGCGACGGCGCCAATTTCGCGGCTCGGGAGGAGGCGATCGCCCGCAATTTCGTGGAACGGATCGAGGCAACGCGGGCGCGGCAGGTGATTTACCTGGGCGGCATCACGCCGGAGCACGGCCGGCTTTCCGAACATCTGGAATCGCGGCGGCGCGTGGGGGAAATCCTCGGCGGCTCGCGCGTCCCGCTCACGACGCTGCGGGCCTCGATCATCGTCGGGAGCGGCAGCGCATCGTTCGAGATCATCCGCGATCTCGTCGAGAAACTGCCCGTGCTCATCACGCCGCGGTGGACCCGGCACAAATGCCAGCCGATCGCCGTTCGTAATGTCCTCGCGTATCTTCAAGGCGTCGCCGGGAATGCGGACGCCATGGGGCGCAGCTTCGATATCGGCGGGCCGGAGGTGCTGACCTACGAGGAGTTGCTTCGGCAATACGCGGTCGAGCGCGGGTTGCGACGATGGATCATCGCCGTGCCGTTCCTGAGCGCGCGACTGTCGTCCTACTGGCTGTATTCCATGACGAGCACGACGTTTCGGCTCGCGCGGGCGCTGGTGGATAGCCTCGCACATGACACGGTCTGCGGCGATGAGGCGATTCGGGCGCTCGTTCTGCAGGAGTTGCTCACGTATCGACAGGCGGTGGAGAAGGCGTTCGTGCGCATTGCGCAGAATCACGTGCCGTCCACGTGGTATGACGCGTTCGCCTCGGGCTCGTTGCCCCCTTCGCGCATGCGGGCGATCCGCACGCCGGAGCACGGCACCGTGACCGATCGGCGCGTCGCACCGTTGAAAGCGCCGCGGGAGGCGGTGGTGGACGCGATTTTCTCGCTTGGGGGGCGCCGCGGATGGCCGTCGATGAACTGGGCGTGGCGGGTGCGGGGAATGATGGATCGTCTGGTCGGCGGCATCGGGCTTCGTCGTGGCCGGCGGGATCCCACGCATTTGCGCCCCGGCGACGCCGTGGATTTCTGGCGGGTCATTCTCGCGGACCGCAAGGCGGGCCGGCTGATTCTCTTTGCGGAAATGCGGTTGCCGGGGGAGGCCTGGCTGGAGTTCGAGGTGACCGATCGCGAGCTCCGGCAGACGGCGACGTTCCGGCCGCTCGGATTGCTTGGGCGTCTCTATTGGCTCGGGTGCATGCCTTTCCACGCATGGATTTTCCCACGCATGGCCCGGACGCTTGCATCCCCGCGATGA
- a CDS encoding NCS1 family nucleobase:cation symporter-1 has translation MQGAPHDSSVNPLWNPDLAPVPADRRTWKWWNFAALWISMAACIPTYMLASSLVDSQVGMNWSQAILTIFLANVIVLIPMILNAHAGTKYGIPFPVYCRASFGTLGANVPAILRALVACGWFGIQTWIGGMAIYQILGEFFPALLAAKPIAALGISVPQAICFLFFWGINMAVIYKGIDCIRWLLNIKAPLLLLLGLALLAWAYDRAGGFGAMLSQPSQFAPGQPRAGQFWAVFFPSLTGMIGFWATLSLNIPDFSRYARSQAGQMVGQAIGLPPTMALYSFIGVAVTSATAVIYGETIWDPTTLLTKFDNPIVLFVAMLALCIATLATNIAANVVSPANDFANLSPHRISFRMGGTITGIIGILIMPWKLLADPTVYVFTLLGGFSALLGPIGGILIADYFVCRRTNLNVAALYDANGEYRYHGGFSLAALGALAIGVLPNLPGFLAQVKWIDGALVPPALLGLYHYAWFIGFGLAFLTYLGLRRLSPAPVPTIATPAAS, from the coding sequence ATGCAAGGCGCTCCGCACGACTCTTCCGTCAATCCGCTCTGGAACCCCGATCTCGCGCCCGTGCCGGCCGATCGACGCACCTGGAAGTGGTGGAACTTCGCCGCGCTCTGGATCTCGATGGCCGCCTGCATCCCGACCTACATGCTCGCATCGTCCCTCGTGGATTCTCAGGTCGGCATGAACTGGTCGCAGGCGATTCTCACGATCTTTCTCGCGAACGTGATCGTCCTGATCCCGATGATCCTGAACGCGCACGCCGGCACGAAATACGGCATCCCCTTCCCCGTGTATTGCCGCGCCTCGTTCGGCACGCTGGGCGCGAACGTTCCCGCGATCCTGCGCGCGCTCGTGGCCTGCGGCTGGTTCGGCATCCAGACATGGATCGGCGGCATGGCGATCTACCAGATCCTCGGCGAATTCTTTCCCGCCCTGCTCGCGGCAAAGCCCATCGCGGCTCTGGGCATCAGCGTCCCTCAGGCAATCTGCTTTCTTTTCTTCTGGGGGATCAACATGGCGGTGATCTACAAGGGCATCGACTGCATCCGCTGGCTGCTGAACATCAAGGCGCCCCTGCTCCTGCTCCTCGGCCTGGCACTTCTTGCCTGGGCCTACGACCGCGCTGGCGGCTTCGGCGCGATGCTCTCGCAGCCCTCGCAATTCGCCCCGGGCCAGCCCAGGGCGGGTCAATTCTGGGCCGTCTTCTTTCCTTCGCTCACGGGCATGATCGGGTTCTGGGCCACGCTCTCGCTCAACATCCCCGACTTCTCCCGCTACGCCCGCTCGCAGGCCGGCCAGATGGTGGGCCAGGCGATCGGCCTGCCACCGACGATGGCGCTGTATTCCTTCATCGGCGTCGCGGTCACCTCGGCCACGGCCGTGATCTACGGCGAGACGATCTGGGACCCCACCACGCTGCTCACGAAGTTCGACAACCCGATTGTCCTCTTCGTCGCCATGCTGGCGCTTTGCATCGCGACGCTCGCAACGAACATCGCCGCCAACGTCGTCAGCCCCGCCAACGACTTTGCGAACCTCTCCCCGCATCGGATATCCTTCCGCATGGGCGGCACGATTACCGGCATCATCGGCATCCTGATCATGCCGTGGAAGCTCCTCGCGGACCCCACCGTTTACGTCTTCACGCTGCTCGGCGGCTTCAGCGCCCTCCTCGGGCCGATTGGCGGCATCCTCATCGCGGATTACTTCGTCTGCCGGCGCACGAATCTGAATGTCGCCGCGCTTTACGACGCGAACGGCGAGTATCGCTACCACGGCGGCTTCAGCCTCGCGGCGCTGGGCGCCCTCGCCATCGGGGTGCTGCCGAATCTTCCCGGCTTCCTCGCGCAGGTGAAATGGATCGACGGCGCGCTCGTGCCGCCCGCGCTACTTGGCCTTTACCACTACGCGTGGTTCATCGGTTTCGGCCTCGCGTTTCTCACGTATCTTGGGTTGCGCCGACTTTCTCCGGCCCCAGTCCCGACCATCGCCACCCCCGCCGCCTCGTAA
- a CDS encoding aminotransferase class III-fold pyridoxal phosphate-dependent enzyme, translated as MTAPVLPATPHVPTPYTGPTAAEVLALRKAHLNPGIFLYYKQPIMLVEGRMQYVWDETGKRYLDGLGGIVTVSVGHCHPKVVAAANQQTSTLQHSTTIYLQPHVAEYAAALAAKMPGDLKVCYFVNSGSEANDLALLMARAYTGNYDIVALRNAYHGGSASTMSITAHSTWKFNVPHSFGVHHAQSPYPYRGPYGHDDAEAGRKYADDVKSVIDFTTSGQVAGFIAESIQGVGGFVVFPDGYLEQAYAHVRAAGGVCIADEVQTGFGRTGSHYWGFETQGVIPDIVTMAKGIGNGVPLAAVVTTPEIASTLARRIHFNTFGGNPVVSAVGKAVLEVIDEEGLQENCARLGEYILAGLARLKDRHSIIGDVRGRGLMLALELVKDRATKEPATAECAQVVETAKELGLLLGKGGLRGQTIRFAPPMCITQDDADFLLAVLDEAFSRL; from the coding sequence ATGACCGCGCCCGTCCTGCCCGCCACCCCCCACGTCCCGACGCCCTACACCGGCCCCACCGCCGCGGAAGTCCTCGCCCTTCGCAAGGCCCACCTCAACCCCGGCATTTTCCTCTACTACAAGCAGCCCATCATGCTCGTGGAAGGCCGCATGCAATACGTGTGGGACGAGACCGGCAAACGCTACCTCGACGGCCTCGGCGGCATCGTCACCGTGAGCGTCGGCCATTGCCACCCGAAGGTCGTGGCCGCAGCGAACCAGCAGACTTCCACGCTCCAGCATTCCACCACGATCTACCTCCAGCCGCACGTCGCGGAATACGCCGCCGCGCTCGCCGCAAAGATGCCCGGCGACCTCAAGGTCTGCTATTTCGTGAACTCCGGCTCCGAGGCGAACGACCTCGCGCTCCTGATGGCGCGGGCCTACACGGGGAACTACGACATCGTGGCCCTGCGCAATGCCTACCACGGCGGCAGCGCTTCCACGATGTCCATCACGGCGCATAGCACGTGGAAATTCAACGTGCCCCACAGCTTCGGCGTGCATCACGCGCAGTCGCCCTACCCCTATCGCGGACCCTACGGCCACGATGACGCGGAGGCCGGACGCAAATACGCCGACGACGTGAAATCCGTCATCGACTTCACCACTTCGGGTCAGGTCGCCGGCTTCATCGCCGAGTCCATCCAGGGCGTCGGCGGTTTCGTCGTCTTCCCCGACGGCTACCTCGAACAGGCCTACGCGCACGTGCGCGCCGCGGGCGGCGTGTGCATCGCCGACGAAGTGCAGACTGGCTTTGGCCGCACGGGTTCGCACTACTGGGGCTTCGAAACGCAGGGCGTGATCCCCGACATCGTCACGATGGCGAAGGGCATCGGCAACGGCGTGCCGCTCGCCGCCGTCGTCACCACTCCGGAAATCGCGAGCACGCTTGCCAGGCGCATTCACTTCAACACCTTCGGCGGCAATCCCGTGGTGAGCGCCGTCGGCAAGGCCGTCCTCGAGGTCATCGACGAGGAAGGCCTGCAGGAGAACTGCGCCCGGCTCGGCGAATACATCCTTGCGGGCCTCGCCCGGCTCAAGGACAGGCATTCGATCATCGGCGACGTCCGCGGCAGAGGCCTCATGCTCGCCCTCGAACTCGTCAAGGATCGCGCCACGAAGGAACCCGCGACCGCCGAGTGCGCCCAGGTCGTCGAGACCGCGAAGGAACTCGGCCTGCTGCTCGGCAAGGGCGGCCTCCGCGGCCAGACGATTCGCTTCGCCCCGCCGATGTGCATCACGCAGGACGACGCCGACTTCCTCCTCGCCGTTCTCGACGAAGCCTTCAGCCGGCTATAG
- a CDS encoding SpoIIE family protein phosphatase: MYRIVLITDQPRIEAKVDRLLRDRLRGQYLMKSLPETGEAFPLINGKAPSIIIVAMPEADVSAMQRAMRRMVASAGRIPVVALLEEPCEPLELAVLHVGAQDCLVLSELTARCIGRVIRNAVERARVEGDLAREQEMLENLLARLPDRIYFKDLESRFVRVNQSHADFFQLRDPAAAVGRSDHDFFTSEHAQQALDDERRIIRTGEPIIDQLERETHPDGKITWVLSSKLPLRDQFGEITGTFGISHDVTAMKQLEQTIEAERRRLEELSEELQSKNLQLEDDLVMAKGIQEALLPERHYVFPRGASADCARIECSSVYRPAEAVGGDFFTIIPVSPTKAGVLICDIMGHGLRAALGTAIMRGLVEELKSRAESPDVFLLELNRGLRAILRNIDEPLLVTACYLVVDSNSDDVFLSSAGHPLPLVIRKATRQVSPLGTRRSVHGPALALFDDAVYGMETFQLSVDDLVLLFTDGATEMSDVSGHEIGVERFMAAAGKHAGLGAQRMCECVLDEIQLEAGGAAFEDDVCLLTIERRAPGADAQQQG; encoded by the coding sequence ATGTATCGCATCGTATTGATCACCGATCAGCCCCGGATCGAGGCGAAGGTCGACCGCCTGCTGCGGGACCGTCTGCGCGGGCAGTATCTCATGAAGTCGCTTCCCGAGACGGGCGAGGCGTTTCCGCTGATCAATGGCAAGGCGCCGTCGATCATCATTGTCGCCATGCCCGAGGCCGACGTCTCCGCGATGCAAAGGGCAATGCGCCGGATGGTCGCCAGCGCGGGTCGCATCCCGGTGGTCGCGCTGCTCGAGGAGCCGTGCGAACCACTGGAGCTCGCGGTGCTGCATGTCGGCGCGCAGGATTGTCTGGTCCTCAGCGAGCTGACCGCGCGCTGCATTGGCCGGGTCATTCGAAATGCCGTGGAGCGAGCGAGAGTGGAGGGGGATCTGGCTCGTGAGCAGGAGATGCTCGAGAACCTGCTCGCCCGATTGCCCGACCGCATTTATTTCAAGGACCTCGAAAGTCGGTTTGTGCGCGTGAACCAGTCGCACGCAGATTTCTTTCAGCTGCGAGATCCCGCTGCGGCGGTTGGCCGGAGCGACCACGATTTCTTCACATCCGAGCATGCGCAACAGGCCCTGGACGATGAGCGCCGGATCATTCGCACCGGCGAGCCGATCATCGACCAGCTGGAGCGGGAGACGCATCCCGATGGCAAGATCACGTGGGTGCTTTCGTCGAAGCTGCCGCTCCGCGATCAGTTCGGGGAGATCACGGGGACATTTGGCATCTCGCACGACGTGACGGCGATGAAGCAGCTCGAGCAGACGATTGAGGCGGAGCGCCGGCGGCTGGAGGAACTCAGCGAAGAGCTGCAGTCGAAGAATCTGCAGCTCGAGGACGATCTTGTGATGGCGAAGGGCATCCAGGAGGCGCTCCTGCCCGAGCGGCACTACGTGTTTCCCCGCGGCGCCTCCGCCGATTGTGCGCGGATCGAGTGCTCGTCGGTTTACCGGCCGGCGGAAGCCGTGGGCGGCGATTTCTTTACGATCATTCCGGTTTCCCCGACGAAGGCCGGCGTGCTGATCTGCGACATCATGGGGCACGGTCTGCGCGCGGCGCTAGGCACGGCGATCATGCGCGGTCTGGTCGAGGAGCTGAAATCACGAGCGGAGAGTCCGGACGTCTTTCTTTTGGAACTCAATCGGGGGCTTCGGGCGATCCTGCGGAACATTGACGAGCCGCTGCTCGTGACCGCGTGCTATCTCGTGGTCGATTCGAACAGCGACGACGTGTTTCTTTCGAGCGCGGGGCATCCGCTGCCACTGGTGATTCGCAAGGCGACGCGGCAGGTTTCGCCGCTGGGCACCCGCCGCTCGGTGCACGGACCGGCGCTGGCCTTGTTCGATGATGCGGTTTACGGGATGGAGACGTTCCAGCTCTCGGTGGACGATCTCGTGCTCCTGTTCACGGATGGCGCCACCGAGATGAGCGACGTGAGCGGGCACGAGATCGGCGTCGAGCGTTTCATGGCCGCGGCAGGCAAACATGCCGGGCTCGGGGCGCAACGGATGTGCGAGTGCGTGCTCGACGAGATCCAGCTCGAGGCCGGTGGGGCCGCCTTCGAGGACGACGTCTGCCTGCTCACGATCGAGCGCCGCGCGCCGGGAGCCGACGCGCAGCAGCAGGGCTGA
- a CDS encoding DUF5069 domain-containing protein: protein MTTIAKDLTKEAPRSPRLRLGGYAIIARTIDKGHAHLAGATGDYHYDCPLDNYLFGFKGVTGDAFKEQLAAGATDEELVAWLDAHGTPKTAEEIKAWSDSVEAANPAKDPEKRRWFQGELAKLNLDLENTTLFDWLEADDKATFAK from the coding sequence ATGACAACCATCGCCAAAGACCTCACGAAGGAAGCTCCCCGCAGTCCCCGTCTCCGCCTCGGCGGCTACGCCATCATTGCCCGCACGATCGACAAGGGGCATGCGCACCTGGCCGGCGCCACCGGCGATTACCACTACGACTGCCCGCTGGATAACTACCTCTTCGGGTTCAAGGGTGTCACCGGAGACGCCTTCAAGGAACAGCTTGCCGCCGGCGCCACGGACGAGGAGCTCGTCGCCTGGCTCGACGCGCACGGCACGCCGAAGACCGCCGAGGAGATCAAGGCCTGGTCGGACAGCGTCGAGGCCGCGAATCCCGCAAAAGATCCCGAGAAGCGCAGGTGGTTCCAGGGCGAGCTCGCCAAGCTGAACCTCGATCTCGAGAACACGACCCTGTTCGACTGGCTCGAAGCCGACGACAAGGCGACCTTCGCGAAGTAA